One genomic window of Candidatus Krumholzibacteriota bacterium includes the following:
- a CDS encoding 4Fe-4S dicluster domain-containing protein — translation MTVQGAILIVLFAATLAAFGFIVRMLIRTLLLGRKQGGFGSPGKRIWSVIVYVAGQARVLAQPAGIGHFLIFWGFIFITLGTIEHITGMIVPGFSYVALFGATAAGWISLLQDILALLVLFAIIVSFYRRFIIKPVRLKIDDPGARNEAVFILSLIFVLILLMFCIKGIGIIDGKIDSRYAPVSAIAAKLFEGKGFDLHIAESILAWIHHLIIFFFLLYVPFSKHIHILGAIPNIYLRNLGSPGTLSRMDFEDETAEKFGNSELQDFTWKQLLDLYACTECGRCQAACPAFMTEKPLSPFRMIHRMRGLLMEDRGRLLKAAPERLEGMPIIPGTMTEDEIWACTTCGACMQECPPFIEHVQKIVDLRRYLVMTESRFPAEMQPVFKNMEVNYNPWTMGYSARADWAEGLDIPLASEKKEFDILFWVGCAGSFDSRGQSVSRAIASLLKKAKVDFAILGTEEMCCGETARRMGNEYLAQTLIEANIETLGKYSFNTILTACPHGLNTFRVEYPQFGYEKPVMHHSEFLLELVREGKLGAVKADFKKGVYHDSCYLGRYNDIIDEPRDLINSVVKTDLAEFGRHGKRSFCCGAGGGRMWMEEDTGKRINEERVDESLGLGVDRIFTACPFCLTMFEDGLKSRDVENIKVLDIAELVAGIDK, via the coding sequence ATGACTGTACAGGGTGCTATCCTGATCGTTCTTTTCGCTGCCACCCTGGCGGCCTTCGGTTTTATCGTAAGGATGTTGATCCGCACGCTTCTGCTAGGCAGAAAGCAGGGCGGATTCGGTAGTCCCGGCAAGCGTATCTGGTCGGTAATAGTATACGTCGCCGGGCAGGCAAGAGTTCTGGCGCAACCCGCCGGGATAGGTCATTTCCTGATTTTCTGGGGATTCATCTTTATTACGCTCGGAACAATAGAGCATATAACCGGCATGATCGTCCCCGGCTTCAGCTATGTCGCTCTTTTCGGCGCGACAGCAGCCGGATGGATATCTCTTCTTCAGGACATTCTGGCGCTTCTGGTCCTTTTCGCAATCATAGTGTCGTTTTACAGGCGGTTTATTATTAAACCGGTCAGACTCAAAATAGACGACCCGGGGGCGAGGAATGAAGCGGTATTCATACTCTCGCTGATCTTTGTACTGATACTGCTTATGTTCTGCATAAAGGGTATCGGGATCATAGACGGGAAGATCGATAGCCGGTATGCTCCTGTTTCAGCCATCGCCGCGAAGCTTTTCGAAGGAAAAGGATTCGATCTGCACATAGCCGAGAGCATCCTCGCCTGGATACATCATCTGATCATTTTCTTTTTCCTGCTTTATGTTCCGTTCTCTAAACATATTCATATCCTCGGAGCGATCCCGAATATATACCTTCGCAATCTCGGATCCCCCGGAACCCTTTCGCGTATGGATTTCGAGGATGAGACTGCTGAAAAATTCGGCAATTCAGAGCTGCAGGATTTCACGTGGAAGCAGCTTCTCGATCTCTATGCCTGTACCGAATGTGGAAGATGCCAGGCGGCCTGTCCGGCGTTCATGACAGAAAAACCGCTGAGTCCCTTCAGGATGATCCATCGCATGAGAGGGCTTCTTATGGAGGACAGGGGAAGATTGCTGAAGGCTGCGCCCGAGAGACTGGAAGGTATGCCGATCATCCCCGGTACAATGACAGAGGACGAGATATGGGCCTGCACGACGTGCGGCGCCTGTATGCAGGAGTGTCCTCCATTCATCGAGCACGTTCAGAAGATCGTCGACCTGAGGCGCTATCTCGTTATGACGGAAAGCCGTTTTCCCGCCGAGATGCAACCGGTCTTTAAAAATATGGAAGTCAATTATAATCCATGGACGATGGGATATTCGGCGAGGGCGGATTGGGCCGAGGGCCTCGATATCCCTCTCGCTTCAGAAAAGAAAGAATTCGATATCCTCTTCTGGGTCGGTTGCGCCGGTTCTTTTGATTCGAGGGGCCAGAGTGTCAGCAGGGCGATCGCCAGCCTGTTGAAAAAGGCAAAGGTCGATTTCGCTATTCTAGGGACCGAGGAGATGTGCTGTGGGGAAACGGCGAGAAGGATGGGTAACGAATATCTCGCCCAGACGCTGATCGAAGCTAATATAGAAACGCTGGGAAAATATTCGTTCAACACGATCCTGACCGCCTGTCCTCACGGGTTGAATACGTTCAGGGTCGAATATCCCCAGTTCGGTTACGAAAAACCGGTAATGCACCATAGCGAATTTCTGCTGGAGCTGGTCAGGGAAGGAAAGCTCGGGGCGGTGAAGGCGGATTTCAAAAAAGGCGTCTATCACGATTCATGCTACCTGGGACGCTACAATGATATCATCGATGAGCCGCGTGATCTGATCAATAGCGTTGTCAAGACCGATCTGGCCGAATTCGGACGGCATGGAAAACGTTCTTTCTGCTGCGGAGCTGGCGGAGGACGCATGTGGATGGAAGAGGATACAGGAAAAAGGATAAACGAGGAAAGGGTCGATGAGTCGCTTGGACTCGGAGTAGACCGGATCTTCACCGCCTGTCCTTTCTGTCTGACGATGTTCGAGGACGGACTGAAATCCCGTGATGTTGAAAATATCAAAGTGCTCGATATAGCGGAACTTGTCGCCGGGATCGATAAATAG
- a CDS encoding electron transfer flavoprotein subunit alpha/FixB family protein: protein MANDVLVFGELRGGEIKKVVRELIAAGKVITESTGGSIDAVLMGRGSENEAEKVRKLGLRKIAVLSDEILDNYSTEGYAEALAGMIKEEGYGYILLGATAMGRDLGPRTAAKVDGVMFSDCVDLRVEGTSLVARRPVYSGKLLIDITPVGDHPVFVTIRPNNIAPAGEGADSSDVVQRPSGVTREMIRAIATEIVPLSGGRPDVSEADVIVSGGRAMKDAANFKLLGDLADLFGGAVGASRAAVDAGFAEQPLQVGQTGKVVNPKLYIACGISGAIQHLAGMRTSKVIVAINKDPNAPIFEKAHYGIVGDLFEIVPILTEEIKKLLN from the coding sequence ATGGCAAACGATGTTCTGGTTTTTGGTGAATTAAGAGGTGGAGAGATCAAGAAGGTGGTCAGGGAATTGATCGCCGCGGGTAAGGTAATAACGGAAAGCACAGGTGGATCGATTGACGCGGTCCTTATGGGAAGGGGATCTGAAAATGAGGCGGAGAAGGTCAGAAAGCTGGGTCTTCGAAAGATCGCCGTCTTGAGTGACGAGATCCTGGATAACTACTCTACTGAAGGTTACGCGGAAGCTCTTGCCGGAATGATAAAGGAAGAAGGATACGGTTATATTCTTCTCGGCGCGACGGCCATGGGGCGCGATCTCGGCCCGAGAACGGCGGCGAAGGTCGATGGAGTGATGTTCAGTGACTGTGTCGATCTCAGAGTCGAGGGTACTTCCCTGGTGGCGCGCAGACCTGTCTATTCGGGCAAGCTCCTTATCGATATTACTCCGGTGGGAGATCATCCTGTATTCGTGACGATAAGACCGAATAATATCGCCCCGGCTGGGGAAGGTGCCGATTCGAGCGATGTTGTGCAGAGGCCTTCCGGAGTGACAAGAGAGATGATAAGGGCTATCGCTACCGAGATCGTCCCTCTGAGCGGTGGACGTCCGGACGTAAGCGAGGCTGATGTGATCGTCTCCGGCGGAAGGGCGATGAAGGACGCGGCGAATTTCAAATTACTCGGCGATCTGGCCGATCTTTTCGGAGGAGCTGTCGGTGCTTCAAGAGCCGCGGTCGACGCGGGATTCGCCGAACAGCCTCTGCAGGTAGGTCAGACCGGCAAGGTCGTCAATCCGAAGCTCTATATAGCATGCGGGATATCCGGAGCGATACAGCATCTGGCCGGGATGAGGACTTCGAAGGTGATCGTAGCGATCAACAAGGATCCCAACGCGCCTATATTTGAGAAGGCTCACTACGGCATCGTTGGAGACCTTTTTGAGATCGTCCCGATCCTGACCGAGGAGATAAAGAAACTTCTGAATTAG
- a CDS encoding electron transfer flavoprotein subunit beta/FixA family protein, with amino-acid sequence MKIIVLLKRVPDTEAKILINQEGTGIREDGVKFIINTYDEYGIEEGIKLKEKIGGDSKVTVVCLGPEESTEVIRTALAMGADDAVHICDPALKAPSPFTTAAVLAKAIGEEGFDIIFCGKQGIDDDTAQVQSGLAEMLDIPQVNIAGSFELSEDASKAVVGRRIEGGTEMIETSLPVIVSCDKGLNEPRYASLPGIMKAKKKEIRTRTLADLGFDEAPGAGASRILKWLTLPKGGECRMVEAEEVSDAVKELARLLREEAKII; translated from the coding sequence TTGAAGATCATTGTTCTGCTTAAACGCGTTCCTGATACCGAAGCGAAGATCCTGATCAATCAGGAAGGTACGGGCATCAGGGAAGACGGAGTAAAATTCATAATCAATACATACGATGAATATGGGATCGAGGAAGGGATCAAGCTGAAGGAAAAGATCGGCGGAGACAGTAAAGTCACCGTCGTCTGCCTCGGTCCTGAAGAATCGACCGAGGTCATACGGACCGCTCTTGCCATGGGTGCTGACGACGCGGTTCATATCTGCGATCCGGCTCTGAAGGCGCCGTCTCCTTTCACGACCGCTGCCGTTCTGGCAAAAGCTATCGGTGAAGAGGGGTTCGATATCATATTTTGTGGAAAACAGGGTATAGACGATGATACGGCGCAGGTCCAGAGCGGCCTCGCCGAGATGCTTGATATTCCCCAGGTGAATATCGCAGGCTCTTTCGAGCTTTCCGAAGACGCCTCGAAAGCGGTCGTGGGCAGGAGGATCGAGGGTGGAACAGAGATGATCGAGACCTCGCTTCCAGTGATCGTCTCATGCGACAAGGGTCTCAATGAACCGAGATACGCGTCGCTGCCCGGTATCATGAAAGCGAAAAAGAAAGAGATAAGGACCAGGACTCTGGCCGATCTGGGATTCGATGAAGCTCCAGGCGCCGGCGCGAGCAGAATATTAAAATGGCTTACCCTTCCAAAGGGAGGGGAATGCAGGATGGTCGAGGCTGAAGAGGTCTCGGATGCTGTCAAAGAACTTGCTCGCCTGCTGCGTGAAGAGGCAAAAATCATATAA